A single Streptomyces mirabilis DNA region contains:
- a CDS encoding PP2C family protein-serine/threonine phosphatase: MGTKEQGQRDRREHQEDRGHQEQRERRALLAPLVICLLIAVPDLLFEQVPPLITLLLIGPLLACARLGVRHTVLVCCWSAVLGLAMGIGNDAVPSTGFGIRWGGLLVGCALTVYAARQRDRLRDRLARAREVARVTQTAILRPISRTFDGTRVCTRYHSVSHESAVGGDLYDVAVTPYGLRVLIGDVRGHGVEGLRLTADTITAFRELAYTAPDLTTLTAGLDALLTPELGPEDFVTAVLAEFAPGEVRLVNCGHPPPLRSGHRIELLEPLVPTPPLGLGPDPRQYRVRLQPGDRLLLYTDGLTEARDAEGAPFPLLGEAALALREPLPDEALRALHTRLLAHTGTALADDLALVLCQPTEATVPAPVP; this comes from the coding sequence ATGGGCACGAAGGAGCAGGGGCAGCGAGATCGCCGAGAACACCAAGAAGACCGAGGACATCAAGAACAGCGGGAGCGGCGGGCGCTGCTCGCACCGCTCGTCATCTGTCTGCTGATCGCCGTGCCGGATCTGCTCTTCGAACAGGTACCGCCGCTCATCACCCTGCTGCTCATCGGCCCGCTGCTGGCCTGCGCCCGGCTCGGCGTCCGGCACACCGTGCTGGTGTGCTGCTGGTCGGCGGTCCTGGGCCTGGCCATGGGGATCGGCAACGACGCGGTGCCGAGCACCGGCTTCGGCATCCGCTGGGGCGGACTCCTCGTCGGCTGCGCGCTCACCGTGTACGCGGCCCGGCAGCGCGACCGCCTCCGCGACCGGCTGGCGCGGGCCCGCGAGGTGGCCCGGGTCACCCAGACGGCGATCCTGCGGCCCATCTCCCGCACCTTCGACGGCACCCGGGTCTGCACCCGGTACCACAGCGTCTCGCACGAATCGGCCGTCGGTGGCGACCTGTACGACGTCGCGGTGACGCCGTACGGCCTGCGGGTCCTCATCGGTGACGTACGAGGCCACGGCGTCGAGGGGCTCCGGCTGACCGCCGACACCATCACGGCCTTCCGTGAACTCGCCTACACCGCACCGGACCTGACGACCCTCACCGCCGGACTCGACGCCCTCCTCACCCCCGAGCTGGGCCCCGAGGACTTCGTCACCGCGGTGCTCGCCGAGTTCGCGCCCGGCGAAGTGCGGCTCGTCAACTGCGGCCATCCGCCCCCGCTGCGCTCCGGTCACCGCATCGAACTCCTCGAACCCCTCGTCCCCACCCCGCCGTTGGGCCTCGGTCCCGATCCGCGCCAGTACCGCGTACGACTCCAGCCCGGCGACCGGCTGCTCCTCTACACCGACGGCCTCACCGAGGCCCGTGACGCGGAGGGCGCCCCCTTCCCCCTCCTCGGCGAGGCGGCGCTCGCCCTGCGCGAGCCGCTCCCCGACGAGGCCCTGCGAGCCCTGCACACCCGTCTGCTCGCCCACACCGGCACCGCCCTCGCCGACGATCTCGCCCTGGTCCTGTGCCAGCCCACGGAGGCGACGGTTCCGGCACCCGTGCCGTGA
- a CDS encoding ATP-binding protein, with protein MAVVSDKTTEPTHPTGGGPGNLPPETHSFVGRREELHWLETELDPSVGTYRLLSVVGVGGVGKTRLALRALGRVQKAYNDGVWLVELSPLHTAGLVGLAVVEALRLADQSTGPVTEVVAEWAEGKRLLLVLDSCEHVLAECAALVETLLPALPGLRVLVTSREPLGLPGELVLPLDPLPIADDAVTLFADRATNTGFTLDDINRPTVEAVCRRLDGIPLALELAAARLSELSLAQLHGRLGERPPSRLDLLSAPCGGAGPPRHQTLRTAIGWSHELCAPLERLLWARLSVFAGGFCVRAAEEICSGGPLPAGRIAALLARLVEQSIVQRHRTDPVRFRLLDTVREFGADWLRALGEEHAVRLRHRDHFRRLVRQGWTEWNTGRQVAWCELTLTEHANLRAAMDCALAEPDSRFVLEMATDVGFLWRHCGYLRDAQHCLDLALAAHPGPGPDRTRALWVRGAVALLQGDLEAAANWAERCTDAADARADPATVVAAACLTGSQLALSGRLAEAIDVLSAMPRLPIREDGFGGAQLHVRVVLSFVYLLRGEYGRSRAVAEEAREASVACGELWAAAFANVIVAQTDLARGDVHAAVDNARTALAGHGLLHNTVGAAMALDVLAAAVVAAGDGLRAARLLGIGERVWELTGRAQMDSPDLLATRRSHELRIRAEIGDSAYRAAYEEGFGMQYEEGLDYAAEGR; from the coding sequence ATGGCTGTTGTGTCCGACAAAACGACCGAGCCGACGCATCCGACCGGCGGCGGGCCCGGCAATCTGCCGCCCGAGACGCACAGCTTCGTCGGGCGGCGAGAGGAACTCCACTGGCTGGAGACGGAGTTGGACCCCTCGGTGGGCACATACCGGCTCCTGAGCGTCGTCGGCGTCGGCGGAGTCGGCAAGACCCGGCTCGCCCTGCGCGCACTGGGCCGGGTCCAGAAGGCCTACAACGACGGCGTCTGGCTGGTGGAACTCTCCCCCCTGCACACCGCCGGCCTGGTCGGCCTCGCCGTCGTGGAGGCTCTGCGGCTCGCCGATCAGTCCACCGGCCCCGTCACCGAGGTGGTGGCCGAATGGGCCGAAGGCAAACGGTTGTTGCTGGTGCTCGACTCCTGCGAACACGTCCTCGCGGAGTGCGCCGCACTCGTCGAGACCCTGCTGCCCGCCCTCCCCGGCCTGCGCGTCCTCGTCACCAGCCGCGAACCGCTCGGACTGCCCGGCGAACTCGTGCTGCCCCTGGACCCGCTGCCGATCGCCGACGACGCGGTCACCCTGTTCGCCGACCGCGCCACCAACACCGGGTTCACCCTCGACGACATCAACCGCCCCACCGTGGAGGCCGTCTGCCGCCGCCTCGACGGCATCCCGCTCGCCCTCGAACTCGCCGCCGCCCGACTGTCCGAACTGTCCCTGGCCCAGCTCCACGGCCGGCTCGGCGAACGCCCGCCGTCCCGGCTCGACCTGCTCAGCGCCCCGTGCGGCGGCGCCGGACCGCCACGCCACCAGACACTGCGCACGGCGATCGGCTGGAGCCACGAACTGTGCGCACCGCTGGAGCGGCTGCTGTGGGCCCGGCTCTCGGTGTTCGCGGGCGGCTTCTGTGTGCGCGCCGCCGAGGAGATCTGCTCGGGCGGCCCGCTGCCCGCCGGGCGGATCGCCGCACTGCTCGCCCGGCTCGTCGAGCAGTCCATCGTGCAGCGCCACCGCACCGATCCCGTCCGCTTCCGACTCCTCGACACCGTCAGGGAGTTCGGCGCCGACTGGCTGCGCGCCCTCGGCGAGGAACACGCCGTACGGCTGCGCCACCGCGACCACTTCCGGCGGCTGGTCCGCCAGGGATGGACCGAGTGGAACACCGGACGGCAGGTCGCCTGGTGCGAACTCACCCTCACCGAGCACGCCAACCTCCGTGCCGCGATGGACTGCGCGCTCGCCGAACCCGACAGCCGTTTCGTCCTGGAGATGGCGACCGACGTCGGCTTCCTGTGGCGGCACTGCGGCTATCTGCGCGACGCCCAGCACTGCCTGGATCTCGCGCTCGCCGCCCACCCGGGGCCCGGCCCCGACCGGACCCGCGCGCTGTGGGTACGCGGCGCGGTGGCGCTGCTCCAGGGCGATCTGGAGGCCGCGGCCAATTGGGCGGAGCGCTGCACGGACGCGGCGGACGCGCGGGCCGATCCGGCGACCGTGGTGGCCGCCGCGTGCCTCACGGGCAGCCAGTTGGCCCTGAGCGGGCGGCTGGCCGAGGCGATCGACGTGCTGTCCGCCATGCCCCGACTGCCCATCAGGGAGGACGGGTTCGGGGGCGCCCAGCTCCACGTCCGGGTGGTGCTCTCCTTCGTGTACCTGCTGAGGGGCGAGTACGGCCGGTCGCGCGCGGTGGCAGAAGAGGCGCGCGAGGCCAGCGTGGCGTGCGGGGAGTTGTGGGCGGCCGCTTTCGCCAACGTGATCGTGGCGCAGACGGACCTGGCCCGCGGTGACGTCCACGCCGCCGTCGACAACGCCCGCACCGCGCTCGCCGGGCACGGCCTGCTGCACAACACCGTCGGCGCGGCCATGGCGCTGGACGTCCTGGCCGCCGCGGTCGTCGCGGCCGGCGACGGCCTGCGCGCCGCCCGCCTCCTCGGCATCGGCGAACGCGTCTGGGAACTCACCGGCCGCGCCCAGATGGACTCGCCCGACCTCCTCGCCACGCGTCGTTCCCACGAACTCCGCATCCGCGCAGAGATCGGCGACAGCGCCTACCGCGCGGCGTACGAGGAGGGGTTCGGAATGCAGTACGAGGAGGGGCTCGACTACGCGGCGGAGGGCCGGTGA
- a CDS encoding nuclear transport factor 2 family protein has translation MAPLEQPALERLLAERACERLVLDFVHRLDLGEPASVAELFTEDGIWRWPEGDRLVEGRAALRAYFGARPADRLSRRMMANVLVTVDSPTQARATSYFTTYRVDGHTGGMVPAGPPVQIGHYEDTFRRVDGQWLLSARTLFLPFGGPTPRHRPSAA, from the coding sequence ATGGCCCCTCTCGAACAGCCCGCCCTCGAACGCCTTCTCGCCGAGCGCGCCTGCGAGCGTCTCGTCCTCGACTTCGTCCACCGTCTCGACCTCGGTGAACCCGCCTCCGTCGCCGAGCTGTTCACCGAGGACGGCATCTGGCGGTGGCCGGAGGGCGACCGGCTCGTCGAAGGGCGTGCCGCCCTGCGCGCATACTTCGGCGCCCGCCCCGCGGACCGGCTCTCGCGCCGCATGATGGCGAACGTCCTGGTCACCGTGGACTCACCGACCCAGGCGCGGGCCACCTCGTACTTCACCACCTACCGGGTCGACGGCCACACCGGCGGCATGGTCCCCGCCGGGCCTCCCGTTCAGATCGGTCACTACGAGGACACCTTCCGCAGGGTCGACGGGCAGTGGTTGCTCTCGGCCCGCACCCTCTTCCTGCCGTTCGGCGGCCCCACCCCCCGTCACCGGCCCTCCGCCGCGTAG
- a CDS encoding MBL fold metallo-hydrolase, which yields MTQVTDHGGGVRSIRVPIPDNPLGTTLVHLVDTDLGPVLIDTGWDDPASWDALAAGLTACGVSVAEVHGVVITHHHPDHHGLSGKVREASGAWIAMHALDTAIVRRTRENRPDRWFSYMADKLASSGAPEEHVALLREARTARLSTGLPAFAPALPDREIVPGELLDLAGRRLRAIWTPGHTPGHVCLHLEETHPAALPGNGRLFSGDHLLPRITPHIGLYEDPDDATVADPLGDYLDALERVGRLNPAEVLPAHQHAFTDAPGRVRELLAHHEERLTGLLALLSTPLTSWQLAERMEWNRPWDQIPFTSRNIAVSEAEAHVRRLVKLGRAEAVAGSDPVTYVAL from the coding sequence ATGACGCAGGTGACCGATCACGGCGGGGGCGTACGGTCGATCAGGGTCCCCATCCCGGACAACCCGCTCGGAACGACGCTGGTCCACCTCGTCGACACCGATCTGGGACCCGTGCTGATCGACACCGGCTGGGACGACCCGGCCTCCTGGGACGCCCTCGCCGCCGGGCTCACCGCCTGCGGCGTCTCCGTCGCCGAAGTGCACGGCGTGGTCATCACCCACCACCACCCCGACCACCACGGTCTGTCGGGCAAGGTGCGGGAGGCGTCCGGGGCATGGATCGCGATGCACGCGCTGGACACCGCGATCGTGCGGCGGACCCGGGAGAACCGGCCCGACCGCTGGTTCTCCTACATGGCGGACAAGCTGGCGTCCTCGGGCGCCCCCGAGGAGCACGTGGCGCTGCTGCGCGAGGCCCGCACGGCCCGGCTCTCCACCGGCCTGCCCGCCTTCGCCCCCGCGCTCCCCGACCGTGAGATCGTCCCCGGCGAGCTCCTCGACCTGGCGGGCCGCCGCCTGCGCGCGATCTGGACCCCGGGCCACACGCCCGGCCACGTCTGCCTCCACCTGGAGGAGACCCACCCGGCCGCTCTCCCCGGCAACGGCCGCCTCTTCTCCGGCGACCACCTGCTCCCGCGGATCACCCCGCACATCGGCCTGTACGAGGATCCCGACGACGCCACCGTGGCCGATCCCCTCGGGGACTATCTGGACGCCCTGGAGCGCGTCGGCCGTCTGAACCCGGCCGAGGTGCTCCCGGCCCACCAGCACGCCTTCACCGACGCGCCCGGCCGCGTGCGGGAGTTGCTCGCACACCATGAGGAGCGGCTCACCGGCCTGCTCGCCCTGCTGTCGACCCCGCTCACCTCCTGGCAGCTCGCCGAGCGCATGGAGTGGAACCGCCCGTGGGACCAGATCCCCTTCACCTCCCGCAACATCGCGGTGTCGGAGGCCGAGGCCCATGTGCGCCGCCTGGTGAAACTGGGCCGGGCGGAGGCGGTGGCGGGGAGTGATCCGGTGACGTACGTGGCTCTGTAA
- a CDS encoding aldehyde dehydrogenase yields the protein MTELVEHGQLFIGGELTDPLGKDVIEVISPHTEEVIGRVPHASTEDVDRAVAVARRAFDEGPWPRMSLDERIEVVTRIKDGIAVRHEEIARVISSENGSPYSWSVLAQALGAMMVWDAALTVARNFTYEETRDGVLGRILVRREPVGVVAAVVPWNVPQFVAAAKLAPALLTGCTVVLKPSPESPLDAYLLGEIAKEAGLPEGVLSILPADREVSEYLVGHPGIDKVSFTGSVAAGRRVMEVASRNLTRVTLELGGKSAAVVLPDADLATAVPGIVSAAWMNNGQACVAQTRILLPRSRYDEFADAFAAAAGALVVGDPLDPATQVGPLVARRQQQRNLDYIRIGQEEGAKILTGGGRPHGLDRGWYVEPTLFGDVDNSMRIAREEIFGPVICLLPYGDEDEAVKIANDSDYGLSGSVWTADVAHGIDVARQVRTGTYSVNTFSLDMLGPFGGYKNSGLGREFGPEGYGEFLEHKMIHLPAGWEA from the coding sequence ATGACCGAGCTCGTGGAGCACGGACAGCTGTTCATAGGCGGGGAGTTGACGGACCCCCTGGGCAAGGACGTCATCGAGGTGATCTCGCCGCACACCGAGGAGGTCATCGGGCGCGTCCCGCACGCGTCGACCGAGGACGTGGACCGGGCGGTCGCCGTCGCGCGCCGGGCGTTCGACGAAGGACCCTGGCCCCGGATGAGCCTCGACGAGCGGATCGAGGTCGTCACCCGGATCAAGGACGGGATCGCGGTACGGCACGAGGAGATCGCCCGGGTCATCTCCTCGGAGAACGGCTCCCCGTACTCCTGGAGCGTCCTCGCGCAGGCCCTCGGCGCGATGATGGTGTGGGACGCGGCGCTCACGGTCGCGCGGAACTTCACGTACGAGGAGACCCGCGACGGCGTCCTCGGGCGCATCCTCGTCCGGCGTGAGCCGGTGGGCGTGGTCGCGGCCGTGGTGCCGTGGAACGTGCCGCAGTTCGTGGCGGCCGCCAAGCTCGCGCCCGCGCTGCTGACCGGCTGCACGGTCGTACTGAAGCCGTCGCCCGAGTCGCCCCTGGACGCCTATCTGCTGGGCGAGATCGCGAAGGAGGCCGGGCTGCCGGAGGGTGTCCTGTCGATCCTGCCCGCCGACCGCGAGGTCAGCGAGTACCTGGTCGGACACCCCGGCATCGACAAGGTCTCCTTCACCGGATCGGTCGCGGCCGGCCGGCGCGTGATGGAGGTGGCCTCGCGCAACCTCACCCGTGTGACGCTGGAGCTGGGCGGGAAGTCGGCGGCGGTGGTCCTGCCGGACGCGGACCTCGCCACCGCCGTCCCCGGAATCGTCTCGGCGGCCTGGATGAACAACGGGCAGGCGTGCGTCGCGCAGACCCGGATCCTGCTGCCGCGCTCGCGCTACGACGAGTTCGCGGACGCCTTCGCCGCGGCGGCGGGCGCGCTGGTCGTCGGGGACCCGCTGGACCCGGCCACCCAGGTCGGCCCACTGGTCGCCAGGCGTCAGCAGCAGCGCAACCTCGACTACATCCGTATCGGCCAGGAAGAAGGCGCCAAGATCCTCACGGGCGGTGGCCGTCCGCACGGGCTCGACCGGGGCTGGTACGTCGAGCCGACCCTGTTCGGAGACGTCGACAACTCCATGCGGATCGCTCGGGAGGAGATCTTCGGGCCGGTGATCTGCCTCCTCCCCTACGGCGACGAGGACGAGGCCGTGAAGATCGCCAATGACTCCGACTACGGGCTGAGCGGCAGCGTCTGGACGGCGGACGTCGCGCACGGCATCGACGTCGCGCGGCAGGTCCGTACCGGCACGTACTCCGTGAACACCTTCAGCCTCGACATGCTCGGCCCCTTCGGCGGCTACAAGAACTCGGGGCTGGGGCGGGAGTTCGGGCCCGAGGGGTACGGCGAGTTCCTGGAGCACAAGATGATCCACCTGCCGGCAGGGTGGGAGGCCTGA
- a CDS encoding ferredoxin, whose protein sequence is MGDRWGVEVDRSVCIGSAQCVHRAPEAFRLDTAMQSHPAEAETDANEKILEAAESCPVEAIMITLLGSGEPVFPPED, encoded by the coding sequence ATGGGCGACCGCTGGGGGGTCGAGGTCGACCGCTCCGTCTGCATCGGCTCCGCCCAGTGCGTCCACCGCGCCCCGGAGGCCTTCCGGCTCGACACCGCCATGCAGTCGCATCCGGCCGAGGCGGAGACCGACGCCAACGAGAAGATCCTGGAGGCGGCGGAGAGCTGTCCGGTGGAGGCCATCATGATCACGCTGCTGGGAAGCGGGGAGCCGGTGTTTCCACCGGAGGACTGA
- a CDS encoding TetR family transcriptional regulator yields the protein MSAEVKVEAKSARPAAQPASPPLTERQEARRRRILHASAQLASRGGFDAVQMREVAESSQVALGTLYRYFPSKVHLLVATMQDQLEHMHGTLRKKPPAGDTAAERVAETLMRAFRALQREPHLADAMVRALTFADRSVSPEVDQVSRQTTVIILDAMGLDDPSPAQLSAVRVIEHTWHSALITWLSGRASIAQVKIDIETVCRLIDLTEPAEKP from the coding sequence ATGTCTGCGGAAGTCAAGGTGGAAGCCAAGTCCGCGCGACCCGCCGCGCAGCCGGCCTCTCCCCCGCTCACCGAGCGGCAGGAGGCACGCCGCCGCCGGATCCTGCACGCGAGCGCGCAGTTGGCCAGCCGGGGCGGCTTCGACGCGGTGCAGATGCGCGAGGTCGCGGAGTCCTCGCAGGTCGCCCTCGGCACGCTGTACCGCTACTTCCCCTCGAAGGTCCATCTGCTGGTCGCCACCATGCAGGACCAGTTGGAGCACATGCACGGCACCCTCCGCAAGAAGCCGCCGGCCGGGGACACGGCGGCGGAGCGGGTGGCGGAGACGCTGATGCGGGCCTTCCGCGCCCTGCAGCGCGAGCCGCACCTCGCCGACGCCATGGTCCGCGCGCTGACCTTCGCGGACCGCAGCGTGAGCCCCGAGGTCGACCAGGTGTCCCGGCAGACCACGGTGATCATCCTGGACGCGATGGGGCTGGACGACCCGAGCCCCGCGCAGCTCTCCGCGGTCCGGGTCATCGAGCACACCTGGCACTCGGCCCTGATCACCTGGCTCTCCGGCCGCGCCTCCATCGCCCAGGTCAAGATCGACATCGAGACGGTGTGCCGCCTGATCGACCTGACGGAGCCGGCCGAGAAGCCCTAG
- a CDS encoding glycosyltransferase family 4 protein, translating to MTAEAMEAGPGAGAATNGDGPLRIALLTYKGNPFCGGQGVYVRHLSRELARLGHRVEVIGSQPYPVLDENLPGLSRNLTLTELPSLDLYRQPDPFRTPKREEFRDWIDAVEVGTMWTGGFPEPLTFSLRARRHLRARRGDFDVVHDNQTLGYGLLGDVGAPLVTTIHHPITVDRQLELDAAEGRLRRASVRRWYAFTRMQKRVARRLPSVLTVSGSSQQEIVDHLGVARDRVHVVHIGADTDLFSPDPSVPQVPGRIVTTSSADVPLKGLIHLVEALAKVRTEHPGAHLVVVGKRAEDGPVAQAIERYGLERAVEFVKGISDAELVDLVRSAEVACVPSLYEGFSLPAAEAMATGTPLVATTGGAIPEVAGPDGETCLAVAPGDSGALAAALGRVLGDPELRVRLGSAGRARVLDRFTWARAAEGTVAHYREAMALSHARLRSRGGTPVAPTAIAPDAPASAPAAVATVGAGAVSTPGPAGTPGPVDFGPATGVTPTSDRESRATC from the coding sequence GTGACCGCTGAGGCCATGGAGGCGGGCCCCGGAGCGGGCGCGGCCACCAACGGTGACGGACCGTTGCGCATCGCGCTCCTCACGTACAAGGGGAACCCGTTCTGCGGCGGTCAGGGCGTGTACGTACGGCACCTCTCGCGCGAACTGGCCCGCCTGGGCCACCGGGTCGAGGTCATCGGCTCCCAGCCGTACCCCGTGCTGGACGAGAACCTCCCCGGGCTCAGCCGCAACCTCACCCTCACGGAACTGCCCAGCCTCGACCTGTACCGCCAGCCGGACCCCTTTCGCACCCCGAAGCGCGAGGAGTTCCGCGACTGGATCGACGCGGTCGAGGTCGGCACGATGTGGACCGGCGGCTTCCCTGAACCCCTGACCTTCTCCCTGCGCGCCCGCCGCCATCTGCGCGCCCGGCGCGGGGACTTCGACGTCGTGCACGACAACCAGACGCTCGGGTACGGGCTGCTGGGCGACGTCGGCGCGCCGCTGGTCACCACCATCCACCACCCCATCACCGTCGACCGTCAGTTGGAGCTCGACGCCGCCGAGGGGCGCCTGCGCCGCGCGTCCGTACGCCGCTGGTACGCCTTCACGCGCATGCAGAAGCGGGTCGCGCGCCGTCTGCCGTCCGTGCTCACCGTCTCCGGCAGCTCGCAGCAGGAGATCGTCGATCACCTGGGCGTCGCCCGGGACCGTGTCCACGTCGTGCACATCGGCGCGGACACCGACCTCTTCTCGCCCGATCCGTCCGTGCCGCAGGTACCGGGCCGGATCGTCACCACGTCCAGCGCGGACGTGCCCCTCAAGGGGCTCATCCACCTCGTCGAGGCGCTCGCCAAGGTGCGCACCGAGCACCCCGGCGCGCATCTCGTCGTCGTCGGCAAGCGTGCCGAGGACGGGCCGGTCGCCCAGGCCATAGAGCGGTACGGCCTCGAGCGCGCCGTCGAGTTCGTCAAGGGCATCTCGGACGCGGAACTCGTCGACCTCGTGCGGTCCGCCGAGGTCGCCTGCGTGCCGTCCCTGTACGAGGGGTTCTCCCTGCCCGCCGCCGAGGCGATGGCCACGGGGACCCCGCTGGTGGCCACCACCGGCGGGGCGATCCCGGAGGTCGCCGGACCCGACGGCGAGACCTGCCTCGCGGTTGCGCCCGGCGACTCGGGGGCGCTGGCCGCCGCGCTGGGCCGGGTGCTGGGCGACCCGGAACTGCGGGTACGGCTCGGCTCCGCCGGACGCGCGCGTGTACTGGACCGCTTCACCTGGGCCCGCGCCGCCGAGGGCACGGTGGCCCACTACCGCGAGGCGATGGCGCTTTCCCACGCTCGGCTTCGCTCGCGCGGGGGGACCCCCGTCGCGCCGACGGCCATTGCGCCGGACGCCCCCGCCTCCGCCCCGGCGGCCGTCGCCACGGTCGGTGCGGGCGCCGTCTCCACCCCCGGCCCCGCAGGGACCCCCGGCCCCGTAGATTTCGGCCCGGCCACGGGCGTCACCCCCACCTCCGATCGTGAAAGCAGGGCCACGTGCTGA
- a CDS encoding class I SAM-dependent methyltransferase: MLTVDFSRFPLAPGDRVLDLGCGAGRHAFECYRRGAQVVALDQNGEEIREVAKWFAAMKEAGEAPAGATATAMEGDALALPFPDASFDVVIISEVMEHIPDDKGVLAEMVRVLKPGGRIAITVPRYGPEKVCWTLSDAYHEVEGGHIRIYKADELLGKMKEAGLKPYGTHHAHALHSPYWWLKCAFGVDNDKALPVRAYHKLLVWDIMKKPLATRVAENALNPLIGKSFVAYATKPHLPLDSAAVDAS; encoded by the coding sequence GTGCTGACCGTCGACTTCTCCCGGTTCCCGCTCGCCCCGGGCGACCGCGTACTGGACCTCGGATGCGGTGCCGGCCGGCACGCGTTCGAGTGCTACCGGCGCGGCGCCCAGGTCGTCGCGCTGGACCAGAACGGCGAGGAGATCCGCGAGGTCGCCAAGTGGTTCGCGGCGATGAAGGAGGCGGGCGAGGCCCCGGCCGGCGCCACCGCGACCGCGATGGAGGGCGACGCGCTCGCGCTGCCCTTCCCCGACGCGTCCTTCGACGTCGTGATCATCTCCGAGGTCATGGAGCACATCCCGGACGACAAGGGCGTCCTCGCCGAGATGGTGCGCGTGCTGAAGCCGGGCGGGCGCATAGCGATCACCGTGCCGCGCTACGGCCCGGAGAAGGTCTGCTGGACCCTGTCCGACGCGTACCACGAGGTCGAGGGCGGTCACATCCGCATCTACAAGGCGGACGAACTGCTGGGCAAGATGAAGGAGGCCGGGCTCAAGCCGTACGGCACCCATCACGCCCACGCCCTGCACAGCCCCTACTGGTGGCTGAAGTGCGCGTTCGGCGTCGACAACGACAAGGCGCTGCCCGTGCGGGCGTACCACAAGCTGCTGGTCTGGGACATCATGAAGAAGCCGCTGGCCACCCGGGTCGCCGAGAACGCGCTGAACCCGCTGATCGGCAAGAGCTTCGTGGCGTACGCGACCAAGCCCCACCTGCCCCTCGACTCCGCCGCGGTGGACGCTTCGTGA
- a CDS encoding prenyltransferase — translation MTTPRTPRTEHLVLPGVLTAEEAAATVRAVLGVQRPDGAIPWFRGHHLDPWDHTEAAMALDAAGEHEAAERAYEWLARHQNQDGSWYAAYADGDADDVTDRGRETNFCAYIAVGVWHHYLATGDDAFLDRMWPAVYAAVEFVLRLQQPGGQIGWKREDDGTAVEDGLLTGSSSIHHALRCALAIAEQREEPQPDWELAVGALRHAIRRHPERFLDKDRYSMDWYYPVLGGALTGAEAEARIAEGWDRFVVPGLGVRCVVPNPWVTGGESAELALALWAVGESDRALEILQSIQHLRDPKTGLYWTGYVFDARTIWPEELTSWTAGSVLLAVAALGGDEATCAVFGGERLPLGLDAECC, via the coding sequence GTGACGACTCCGCGCACGCCCCGGACAGAACACCTCGTCCTGCCCGGGGTCCTCACCGCCGAGGAGGCGGCCGCCACGGTGCGGGCCGTCCTCGGGGTGCAGCGACCCGACGGCGCCATACCGTGGTTCCGTGGGCACCACCTCGACCCGTGGGACCACACCGAGGCGGCCATGGCACTGGACGCGGCGGGGGAGCACGAGGCGGCCGAGCGGGCGTACGAGTGGCTGGCCCGCCACCAGAACCAGGACGGTTCCTGGTACGCGGCGTACGCCGACGGGGACGCGGACGACGTCACCGACCGCGGCCGGGAGACCAACTTCTGCGCCTACATCGCGGTCGGCGTCTGGCACCACTACCTCGCCACCGGCGACGACGCCTTCCTCGACCGGATGTGGCCCGCGGTCTACGCGGCCGTGGAGTTCGTGCTGCGCCTCCAGCAGCCCGGCGGGCAGATCGGCTGGAAGCGCGAGGACGACGGCACGGCGGTCGAGGACGGCCTGCTGACCGGGAGTTCGTCCATCCACCACGCGCTGCGCTGCGCGCTCGCCATCGCCGAGCAGCGCGAAGAGCCGCAGCCCGACTGGGAGTTGGCGGTCGGCGCGCTGCGGCACGCGATCCGCAGGCACCCCGAGCGGTTCCTCGACAAGGACCGCTACTCGATGGACTGGTACTACCCGGTGCTCGGCGGCGCGTTGACCGGCGCCGAGGCCGAGGCCCGGATAGCGGAGGGCTGGGACCGGTTCGTGGTCCCGGGGCTCGGCGTGCGCTGTGTGGTGCCCAACCCGTGGGTGACCGGCGGCGAGTCGGCCGAACTCGCCCTGGCCCTGTGGGCCGTGGGCGAGTCCGACCGTGCCCTGGAGATCCTCCAGTCCATCCAGCACCTGCGCGACCCGAAGACGGGCCTCTACTGGACGGGCTATGTCTTCGACGCCCGGACGATCTGGCCCGAGGAGCTCACCAGCTGGACGGCCGGCTCGGTCCTGCTCGCCGTCGCCGCGCTCGGCGGCGACGAGGCGACCTGCGCGGTCTTCGGCGGCGAGCGCCTGCCGCTGGGGCTCGACGCGGAGTGCTGCTGA